A stretch of DNA from Lawsonibacter asaccharolyticus:
GCCGACCTGCTGGGCGAGCGGATGGTGGAGGCGAAGGTGGACGAGGTCTATAAAGCCAATGACAACCCCACCGTCCAGGAGATCCTGGACAATTTAATGACCATCCGAGAGTATGCCCAAGCCCCCGAGGGCCAGCGCCCTGTCATCTGGGTGGGCGAAAAGGACAGCTACGCAGGAAAGACTGTGGTGGATTTTGCCGGCGGCCTGGGGGCGGAGCTGGACGAGCTGAAGGCGCTGATCACCGCCGGTGTGGGTACCTTTGTCTGCATGCACATGGACGCTGACATCGTCAAAGCCCTGCAGGAGGACAACCGCTGCAACGTGCTGTGCATGGGTCACATGGCCAGCGACTCCATTGGCTTTAACCAGATCCTGGACGCCTGGGAGGCTCGGGGCGTAGAGGTCACCCGCATCGGCGGGCTGGTCTGACAGGAGGCCCGCCATGGCATGGACTTTGATTCGGGGCGGGACTGTGGTAGACGGGACCGGCTCCCCGCCCTTCCAGGCCGATGTGTGCATCCGGGACGGCGTAATAGACGCCGTGGGCCCTGACCTCTCCGCCCCGGAGGGAGCCCAGGTGATGGATGCCGCAGGGAAACTGATTACCCCGGGATTTATCAACATGCACTCCCATTCCGATTGCTCCGCCGCCATGTACCCCAATATGGAGAGCACGCTGGGCCAGGGCATTACCACGGAATTTGCCGGACATTGTGGCCTGGGGGTCGCCCCAGTACAGCATAGTTGGCTCTACATGTTCCCAGAGAAAAAGGCATTCACCAAGGTCATGCCTGAGCCGCCTGGGGGTATTAACCCATACAACGCCTATCTCGTTCCCACTCAGCGGCTGCGGGAGCCCTTTGCCCAGACCTACGGTCAGGAGCTGGACTGGACTACTTATGGCCAGTTCCTGGAGCATCTGCGCCGAGTGGGGCTGGGCGCCAACCTGGCTGTGGTGGCCGGGCAGGCCCAGATCCGCCTACAGGCCATGGGCACCGACTACCATCGGGACGCCACTGAGACGGAGATCGCCGCCATGGAGGGCGCCCTCAGCGAGGCCATGGATGGCGGCGCGCTGGGACTGAGTCTGGGCCTGGACTATGAGCCGGGCCTCTTTGCCGGGCGGGAGGAACTGCTGCGCCTGATGAAGCTGGTGGCTGCCCGGGGCGGCATCGTCACTGCTCACACCCGCAGCCGCAGCCACCCCTATTATGGCCATGCTCAGAGCTTCCTGGACGGTCTGCGGGAATTTTTGGACCTGGGACGGGAGAGCGGCGTCCGCATCCATGTCAGCCACATACAAAACGGCTACAACGTCACCCCGGCCCACGACGGTTTGATCCGTGCCGCCGTGGCCAAGACGCTGGAGGAGCTGGACCGAGCCCGGCAGGCGGGTGTAAACGTCACCTGGGATGTGATCCCCAAGTACGCCTATGGTCCCTTCCACTACCCTATGGCCGCCTCTCTGTTCCAACCCTACGTGGAGCGGTGTGGGGGCTGTGCCGCTTTTTCCCGGGCGTTGACCCTGCCTGACTTTCGGCGGCAGGTTGTTGAGGAGATCCGGACCGGACGCCATCCGTCTCAGGGGGTCTTTACCCGCTTTGATCCGCAGGCCGACCCAGCCTGGGACACCCGCTACCGGTTTACCCGTGTGCAGCGGGCAGGCTGTGTAGGCAAAACGATTCGAGAGGCAGCGCAGGGGGCAGACAGCCTGGAGCTGCTGCTGGATGTGCTGACCGAAGACCCCTACGCCGCTATGATTTCCCTGGGGCGCCGTCCGGAACATACCCCCGACCGGGACGCCTTTGTGGCCCGAACGGAGGCCACCATTGGTCTGGATACCTGGACCTTGGACTACGACGCGGCCCTGTCCGAGGGCGACCTGCCGCTGGAGTGCGGCTCGCCCGCCACATACGAGGGGATGACCGTGTTTCTGGAGACGGAGCGGGACAAGGGCGCTGCCATAGAAGAGACGATACGCAAGCTTACCGGCAATGCGGCCCGCACCCTGGGACTGACCGACCGGGGCTTTGTCTCCCAAGGTCTGGCTGCCGATCTGTTGGTACTGGACTGGGAGCATTTCTCTGCCAGGGAAAATCTTGCTGATCCCCGACATGGCCCGCAGGGACTGGACTATGTGCTGGTGGCCGGGCAGATCGCCGTGGACCACGGCGTCCATACCCATGTGCGCAGCGGCACGGTTCTGGGGCCTGAACATCGAAAGGGAGAGAACTGAGCTATGTCTTTTGACTTTCAAACTCTGGCCGACGCCATTGACTACGGCTTCGGCACCGGGTTCCGACCGGACTATACCGTGATGGCCGGAGCACAGCTGCATGTAAAAACCGCCCCCTGCATTATCGACGCGCTGACCAGGTTTTCTCAGAGTGGTCTGTATGGTTGGACCGACTCCGATGACCCCCTGTACATCCGGGCTGTTGTCAACTGGATGGCAAAGGTCCGCGGCTGGGAGATAGAACCTTCCTGGATCGTGCCGTCCTACGGGATCCTTCAGGCCATGTGTGCCTCCATCCGCGCCTTTACTCAGCCCGGCGACGGCATCATTGTGCAGCAGCCGGTCTATCTGCTCTATGCCCGCGCCATCGCCAACTGCGGTCGGAAATTAGTGGACAGTCCCCTGCAACTGCGGGGTGACCGGTATGAGATGGACTTTGCCGACCTGGAGGAGAAAATGGCCGCACCGGAAAACAAACTGATGCTCCTCTGTAACCCTCATAACCCCACTATGGATGTATGGGAGCGGGAGGATTTGGAGCGAGTGGCGGCTTTGGCCCAAAAGCACCATGTGCTGGTGGTGGCGGACGAGATC
This window harbors:
- a CDS encoding amidohydrolase family protein produces the protein MAWTLIRGGTVVDGTGSPPFQADVCIRDGVIDAVGPDLSAPEGAQVMDAAGKLITPGFINMHSHSDCSAAMYPNMESTLGQGITTEFAGHCGLGVAPVQHSWLYMFPEKKAFTKVMPEPPGGINPYNAYLVPTQRLREPFAQTYGQELDWTTYGQFLEHLRRVGLGANLAVVAGQAQIRLQAMGTDYHRDATETEIAAMEGALSEAMDGGALGLSLGLDYEPGLFAGREELLRLMKLVAARGGIVTAHTRSRSHPYYGHAQSFLDGLREFLDLGRESGVRIHVSHIQNGYNVTPAHDGLIRAAVAKTLEELDRARQAGVNVTWDVIPKYAYGPFHYPMAASLFQPYVERCGGCAAFSRALTLPDFRRQVVEEIRTGRHPSQGVFTRFDPQADPAWDTRYRFTRVQRAGCVGKTIREAAQGADSLELLLDVLTEDPYAAMISLGRRPEHTPDRDAFVARTEATIGLDTWTLDYDAALSEGDLPLECGSPATYEGMTVFLETERDKGAAIEETIRKLTGNAARTLGLTDRGFVSQGLAADLLVLDWEHFSARENLADPRHGPQGLDYVLVAGQIAVDHGVHTHVRSGTVLGPEHRKGEN
- a CDS encoding beta-cystathionase, with amino-acid sequence MSFDFQTLADAIDYGFGTGFRPDYTVMAGAQLHVKTAPCIIDALTRFSQSGLYGWTDSDDPLYIRAVVNWMAKVRGWEIEPSWIVPSYGILQAMCASIRAFTQPGDGIIVQQPVYLLYARAIANCGRKLVDSPLQLRGDRYEMDFADLEEKMAAPENKLMLLCNPHNPTMDVWEREDLERVAALAQKHHVLVVADEIFAEHVWQPGLMVPYAAVPNALDHCIICTSLGKAFNFTGTSHSNVIIPDAAIRKAYRTQRDADHYGSLSPFMRAAVLAAYTDEGKAWIDELMDFVHENESLVRDCFARCMPAVKLLRHRAGTLIWADFRGLGLSELELERFFLSAGVEPDLGSKYGAAGTGFLRLQIGMPRSELTGALTRLEAAARKCGFAQEAPYI